Proteins encoded by one window of Cryptococcus gattii WM276 chromosome K, complete sequence:
- a CDS encoding Cytoplasm protein, putative (Similar to TIGR gene model, INSD accession AAW46095.1), with amino-acid sequence MCGLTLSIKSLSTDHSKASLLDAFRSTITCRGPDTQGSYTHTVTPVTDKSGVKIEVNLSASVLGLRGELTAQPLVGKRGVLGWNGQVFEGLPVEKDANDTRKIFEKLEEGAAFQDVLKDIEGPFACIYLDLTSNILYYQLDPLSRRSLLVYPQRRPGDDTVSDMFILSSCCCGLAHEVGVEMRALLGGEGGIIQLNQVQVLDDGTMDMTNALITTNNFDLPESSSTPWTSVAPINTALPRSDLTEDVPAIYDAVDSFIDHLQASVRRRVENIPDLASGEAKVAVLFSGGIDCTFLAYLLHQCLPLSDPIDLINVSFAASPKPQLANGKGKGRDKAPGVERDVYVVPDRLSGLEAVEELRNVCKGREWRFVEVNVPYEEARAHRTRVVELMYPSVTEMDLSLAYPLYFASLGKGSILGEDGNKRHYQVKAKVYISGLGADEQLGGYSRHRHAFIQAGWQGLIDETQMDLARLPTRNLSRDDRIISSHARDARYPYLSLSFIAYLSSLPIWLKCDPRLPPGRGDKRLLRLAVERVGMDKTGGRVKRAMQFGTRSAKVGGSGSGVKGPKAGERRVE; translated from the exons ATGTGCGGCCTCACGCTCTCCATCAAATCCCTGTCTACCGACCATTCCAAAGCATCTCTGCTCGACGCTTTTCGATCCACAATCACTTGTCGAGGGCCAGATACACAGGGGTCATATACCCACACTGTGACGCCTGTAACGGACAAGTCTGGTGTGAAAATAGAGGTTAACCTGAGTGCGAGCGTCCTTGGGCTTCGTGGAGAATTGACGGCCCAACCGCTTGTTGGTAAAAGAGGAGTTTTGGGATGGAATGGACAGGTATTTGAGGGACTACCAGTGGAGAAGGATGCGAATGATACCCGCAAGATATTTGAGAAACTGGAAGAGGGCGCGGCGTTCCAAGATGTCCTGAAGGATATTGAAGGGCCATTTGCTTGCATATACTTAGAC TTGACATCTAATATACTTTACTACCAACTAGATCCCTTGTCGCGTCGCTCTCTACTCGTATATCCCCAAAGGCGGCCCGGTGATGATACCGTATCTGACATGTTCATCCTCAGCTCTTGCTGTTGCGGGCTGGCGCATGAGGTTGGGGTGGAGATGCGCGCTTTGTTGGGTGGTGAAGGAGGTATCATTCAATTGAATCAAGTTCAAGTCCTCGATGATGGGACA ATGGACATGACAAATGCTCTCATCACGACGAACAACTTTGACCTTCCTGAGAGCTCGTCTACGCCGTGG ACTAGCGTAGCACCAATTAACACTGCCCTTCCCCGTTCAGACCTCACAGAAGATGTCCCAGCCATCTACGACGCCGTCGATTCGTTTATCGACCATCTCCAGGCTAGCGTGCGACGTCGAGTAGAGAATATACCCGACTTGGCATCTGG GGAAGCCAAGGTAGCCGTCCTTTTCTCAGGCGGGATTGACTGTACATTCCTTGCCTACCTTCTCCATCAGTGCCTACCACTCTCAGATCCTATCGACCTTATTAACGTATCCTTCGCTGCTTCCCCCAAACCTCAACTTGCCAACGGAAAAGGTAAAGGCAGGGATAAAGCTCCAGGAGTGGAAAGAGATGTTTATGTTGTACCTGATCGATTGTCGGGCTTGGAAGCCGTCGAGGAGCTGAGGAACGTCTGCAAAGGGAGAGAATGGAGATTTGTGGAAGTGAATGTACCTTATGAG GAGGCGAGGGCCCATAGAACGAGGGTGGTGGAGCTCATGTATCCATCAGTGACGGAGATGGATTTG TCCCTAGCCTATCCACTTTACTTCGCATCTCTCGGCAAGGGATCAATCTTGGGGGAAGATGGGAACAAAAGGCATTATCAAGTGAAGGCAAAAGTTTACATCTCGGGTCTGGGCGCGGACGA GCAACTGGGAGGCTATTCACGGCACCGGCACGCTTTCATCCAAGCCGGATGGCAGGGACTCATTGATGAA ACACAAATGGATCTCGCCCGTTTGCCTACACGCAATTTATCTCGAGATGATCGCATCATTTCTTCCCACGCGCGGGACGCCCGGTATCCCTACCTCTCACTCTCTTTTATCGCCTATCTCTCTTCCTTACCCATCTGGCTCAAATGTGATCCGCGCCTTCCACCAGGCCGAGGAGATAAACGGTTATTGCGATTAGCAGTGGAAAGAGTAGGGATGGACAAGACTGGGGGGAGAGTAAAGAGGGCGATGCAGTTTGGGACGAGGAGTGCAAAAGTTGGCGGTAGTGGGAGTGGAGTCAAGGGGCCAAAGGCTGGAGAGAGACGGGTGGAGTGA